The Mycobacteriales bacterium genome has a segment encoding these proteins:
- a CDS encoding DUF3105 domain-containing protein, giving the protein MRRALAAALACLALAGCTKHDGKPRIDGVETFGDLGHTHVPWPVTYPQTPPVGGDHSDAWLNCGVYTEAVPNVNAVHSMEHGAVWITYRPDLPRADVDTLHRLQGLKPAYVLISPYPGLPGPVVASAWGLQLTVDRADDARLAEFVRAYAGGGQGGEPGKPCSGGLDPAQARRYDEQRASATPSPAS; this is encoded by the coding sequence ATGAGACGCGCCCTGGCCGCCGCCCTCGCCTGCCTCGCGCTCGCCGGGTGCACCAAGCACGACGGCAAGCCGCGGATCGACGGCGTCGAGACGTTCGGCGATCTCGGGCACACGCACGTCCCGTGGCCGGTGACCTACCCGCAGACCCCGCCGGTGGGCGGCGACCACTCCGACGCCTGGCTGAACTGCGGCGTCTACACCGAGGCGGTCCCGAACGTGAACGCCGTCCACTCGATGGAGCACGGCGCCGTCTGGATCACCTACCGGCCGGACCTGCCGCGGGCCGACGTCGACACCCTCCACCGGCTCCAGGGCCTCAAGCCGGCGTACGTGCTCATCTCGCCGTACCCGGGGCTGCCCGGGCCCGTCGTCGCCTCGGCGTGGGGGCTCCAGCTCACGGTCGACCGGGCCGACGACGCGCGGCTCGCGGAGTTCGTGCGCGCGTACGCGGGCGGCGGCCAGGGCGGCGAGCCCGGCAAGCCGTGCTCCGGCGGCCTGGACCCCGCCCAGGCGCGCCGGTACGACGAGCAGCGGGCCTCCGCCACGCCGTCGCCGGCCTCCTGA